In a single window of the Rhodamnia argentea isolate NSW1041297 chromosome 2, ASM2092103v1, whole genome shotgun sequence genome:
- the LOC115738769 gene encoding proteoglycan 4 isoform X1, with protein MAEQRQPFRFRIPWLSGTSSASRATTGTQPPRPPSGSAAPSQPTAATSVPRPPFRPPVIAESPPPSPPPPPPPPPPPLPPPPPLPPPSPPTARVPMPPRPLSPPQSPPIPRAAPEPAVTPKLEEPTLAAGRPQAAFSPLRQFSAVPQSLPTSPQVQKPPEVTFQPQLPILVSPVATAASQPTTPTPASPQPKAPFLPLSPLPKTSPREPFLPPSGEETMAEPQPSLLAPEPPKETLPQPSSPARMAIPPLPESASLPPPLAQKSLPQSPISQPPLEPPPKAEIKDESISRPGNDYAIKAPAKRDAAPMQVAPLTTSATADIGQIEPPAQPERLDPMSARGVHPGLSGKVSEEAKEAKSDGEQFPKQERIRSQDSEETLQGTPTAGLRLDTQTREPPTVASPEEQKQKQETPEVSSATTTPGEQKQKQKQKQETPEVASATTAPGSRGKHAKALKSTQFPRGRHMVSESHDKPVASIEDQSSLHKEIREEISKLVHKLKTGQTEKTPHDKLISITTMAGENRGALMQLTSESAKKEGSIPIHRDYKSDPDETLEATTDAGGSSEQERQQGPQTEREPGAEAFINSNVQTVINSMVFESSISERNPGVQVELSLSNAEEVEPSNQTDTPETHKAEFSLTPSETLTYEPTIKRRCLRGLFLESGDSDPDNPAKPRRHGCRYSCEGTTKEKDANVAEPRSTP; from the coding sequence ATGGCCGAACAACGACAGCCGTTCCGCTTCCGCATCCCATGGCTTTCAGGGACTTCCTCCGCTTCCCGTGCCACGACAGGAACCCAACCCCCTCGCCCCCCGAGTGGAAGTGCGGCCCCTTCCCAGCCCACGGCTGCCACTTCTGTTCCCCGTCCACCGTTTAGACCTCCTGTAATAGCCGAATCACCGCCACcatctccacctccacctccacctccacctccacctccactgCCGCCtccgccccccctcccccctcccagtccacctacagcCCGAGTCCCAATGCCGCCAAGGCCATTATCTCCACCGCAATCTCCACCAATACCACGTGCAGCTCCAGAACCCGCCGTCACTCCTAAACTCGAAGAGCCAACCCTAGCGGCGGGTCGACCACAAGCCGCATTCTCGCCACTGAGGCAGTTTTCAGCAGTGCCCCAAAGTCTGCCTACCTCTCCCCAAGTCCAAAAGCCGCCCGAGGTGACGTTCCAACCGCAATTGCCGATTCTTGTGTCCCCCGTAGCTACCGCTGCTTCTCAGCCGACAACACCAACGCCGGCAAGCCCTCAACCAAAAGCCCCGTTCTTGCCTCTGTCGCCTTTGCCCAAAACTTCACCTCGTGAACCTTTCCTGCCCCCTTCAGGAGAGGAAACAATGGCTGAACCTCAACCTTCTCTGTTGGCTCCCGAGCCGCCCAAAGAAACATTGCCACAACCCTCTTCTCCAGCTCGGATGGCAATTCCGCCGCTCCCAGAATCGGCATCTTTGCCTCCACCGCTTGCTCAAAAGAGCTTGCCGCAATCTCCCATTTCTCAACCGCCACTGGAACCTCCACCTAAAGCAGAAATCAAAGACGAAAGTATCTCCAGGCCTGGAAATGACTATGCCATCAAGGCTCCAGCAAAGCGTGATGCAGCACCGATGCAGGTGGCCCCTCTCACCACAAGCGCAACTGCTGACATAGGCCAGATTGAGCCACCAGCCCAGCCGGAGAGACTCGATCCCATGAGTGCGAGAGGGGTTCACCCCGGTCTGTCAGGTAAAGTATCAGAAGAAGCCAAGGAAGCGAAGAGCGACGGGGAACAATTCCCGAAACAAGAAAGGATTAGAAGCCAGGACAGCGAAGAAACGCTCCAGGGCACACCAACAGCAGGATTAAGGCTAGATACGCAAACCAGAGAGCCACCAACTGTTGCATCACCAGAagagcagaagcagaagcaagaAACTCCCGAGGTGTCATCAGCGACAACCACTCCCGGagagcagaagcagaagcagaagcagaagcaagaAACTCCTGAGGTGGCATCAGCGACAACAGCTCCCGGCTCTCGTGGAAAGCACGCTAAAGCTCTCAAAAGCACACAATTTCCTAGAGGAAGGCACATGGTTAGTGAGTCTCATGACAAACCTGTTGCATCCATAGAGGACCAATCTTCCTTACACAAAGAGATAAGGGAAGAGATATCGAAGCTAGTTCACAAGTTGAAGACCGGGCAAACGGAGAAGACCCCACATGATAAGCTGATCAGCATAACAACCATGGCGGGTGAGAACAGAGGAGCGTTGATGCAGTTAACTTCGGAGTCGGCCAAAAAGGAGGGGTCAATTCCCATCCACCGCGATTACAAGTCCGACCCGGATGAGACCCTTGAAGCCACCACCGATGCGGGGGGGTCATCGGAGCAAGAAAGGCAACAAGGCCCGCAAACTGAACGAGAACCCGGGGCAGAGGCTTTCATTAACAGCAATGTCCAAACTGTCATCAACTCCATGGTGTTCGAGAGCTCGATTTCCGAGAGGAACCCCGGCGTTCAGGTGGAGCTCTCTCTCAGCAATGCAGAAGAGGTCGAGCCGAGCAATCAGACCGACACCCCAGAGACGCACAAGGCTGAATTTAGCCTCACTCCAAGCGAGACGCTTACCTATGAACCCACCATAAAGCGAAGGTGCCTGAGAGGCCTCTTCCTAGAATCAGGCGACTCGGACCCTGATAATCCCGCCAAGCCTCGGCGTCATGGCTGCCGTTACAGCTGCGAGGGGACAACCAAAGAGAAAGATGCCAACGTGGCCGAACCGCGCTCTACCCCTTGA
- the LOC115738769 gene encoding proteoglycan 4 isoform X2, translating to MAEQRQPFRFRIPWLSGTSSASRATTGTQPPRPPSGSAAPSQPTAATSVPRPPFRPPVIAESPPPSPPPPPPPPPPPLPPPPPLPPPSPPTARVPMPPRPLSPPQSPPIPRAAPEPAVTPKLEEPTLAAGRPQAAFSPLRQFSAVPQSLPTSPQVQKPPEVTFQPQLPILVSPVATAASQPTTPTPASPQPKAPFLPLSPLPKTSPREPFLPPSGEETMAEPQPSLLAPEPPKETLPQPSSPARMAIPPLPESASLPPPLAQKSLPQSPISQPPLEPPPKAEIKDESISRPGNDYAIKAPAKRDAAPMQVAPLTTSATADIGQIEPPAQPERLDPMSARGVHPGLSGKVSEEAKEAKSDGEQFPKQERIRSQDSEETLQGTPTAGLRLDTQTREPPTVASPEEQKQKQETPEVASATTAPGSRGKHAKALKSTQFPRGRHMVSESHDKPVASIEDQSSLHKEIREEISKLVHKLKTGQTEKTPHDKLISITTMAGENRGALMQLTSESAKKEGSIPIHRDYKSDPDETLEATTDAGGSSEQERQQGPQTEREPGAEAFINSNVQTVINSMVFESSISERNPGVQVELSLSNAEEVEPSNQTDTPETHKAEFSLTPSETLTYEPTIKRRCLRGLFLESGDSDPDNPAKPRRHGCRYSCEGTTKEKDANVAEPRSTP from the exons ATGGCCGAACAACGACAGCCGTTCCGCTTCCGCATCCCATGGCTTTCAGGGACTTCCTCCGCTTCCCGTGCCACGACAGGAACCCAACCCCCTCGCCCCCCGAGTGGAAGTGCGGCCCCTTCCCAGCCCACGGCTGCCACTTCTGTTCCCCGTCCACCGTTTAGACCTCCTGTAATAGCCGAATCACCGCCACcatctccacctccacctccacctccacctccacctccactgCCGCCtccgccccccctcccccctcccagtccacctacagcCCGAGTCCCAATGCCGCCAAGGCCATTATCTCCACCGCAATCTCCACCAATACCACGTGCAGCTCCAGAACCCGCCGTCACTCCTAAACTCGAAGAGCCAACCCTAGCGGCGGGTCGACCACAAGCCGCATTCTCGCCACTGAGGCAGTTTTCAGCAGTGCCCCAAAGTCTGCCTACCTCTCCCCAAGTCCAAAAGCCGCCCGAGGTGACGTTCCAACCGCAATTGCCGATTCTTGTGTCCCCCGTAGCTACCGCTGCTTCTCAGCCGACAACACCAACGCCGGCAAGCCCTCAACCAAAAGCCCCGTTCTTGCCTCTGTCGCCTTTGCCCAAAACTTCACCTCGTGAACCTTTCCTGCCCCCTTCAGGAGAGGAAACAATGGCTGAACCTCAACCTTCTCTGTTGGCTCCCGAGCCGCCCAAAGAAACATTGCCACAACCCTCTTCTCCAGCTCGGATGGCAATTCCGCCGCTCCCAGAATCGGCATCTTTGCCTCCACCGCTTGCTCAAAAGAGCTTGCCGCAATCTCCCATTTCTCAACCGCCACTGGAACCTCCACCTAAAGCAGAAATCAAAGACGAAAGTATCTCCAGGCCTGGAAATGACTATGCCATCAAGGCTCCAGCAAAGCGTGATGCAGCACCGATGCAGGTGGCCCCTCTCACCACAAGCGCAACTGCTGACATAGGCCAGATTGAGCCACCAGCCCAGCCGGAGAGACTCGATCCCATGAGTGCGAGAGGGGTTCACCCCGGTCTGTCAGGTAAAGTATCAGAAGAAGCCAAGGAAGCGAAGAGCGACGGGGAACAATTCCCGAAACAAGAAAGGATTAGAAGCCAGGACAGCGAAGAAACGCTCCAGGGCACACCAACAGCAGGATTAAGGCTAGATACGCAAACCAGAGAGCCACCAACTGTTGCATCACCAGAagagcagaagcagaagcaagaAACTCCCGAG GTGGCATCAGCGACAACAGCTCCCGGCTCTCGTGGAAAGCACGCTAAAGCTCTCAAAAGCACACAATTTCCTAGAGGAAGGCACATGGTTAGTGAGTCTCATGACAAACCTGTTGCATCCATAGAGGACCAATCTTCCTTACACAAAGAGATAAGGGAAGAGATATCGAAGCTAGTTCACAAGTTGAAGACCGGGCAAACGGAGAAGACCCCACATGATAAGCTGATCAGCATAACAACCATGGCGGGTGAGAACAGAGGAGCGTTGATGCAGTTAACTTCGGAGTCGGCCAAAAAGGAGGGGTCAATTCCCATCCACCGCGATTACAAGTCCGACCCGGATGAGACCCTTGAAGCCACCACCGATGCGGGGGGGTCATCGGAGCAAGAAAGGCAACAAGGCCCGCAAACTGAACGAGAACCCGGGGCAGAGGCTTTCATTAACAGCAATGTCCAAACTGTCATCAACTCCATGGTGTTCGAGAGCTCGATTTCCGAGAGGAACCCCGGCGTTCAGGTGGAGCTCTCTCTCAGCAATGCAGAAGAGGTCGAGCCGAGCAATCAGACCGACACCCCAGAGACGCACAAGGCTGAATTTAGCCTCACTCCAAGCGAGACGCTTACCTATGAACCCACCATAAAGCGAAGGTGCCTGAGAGGCCTCTTCCTAGAATCAGGCGACTCGGACCCTGATAATCCCGCCAAGCCTCGGCGTCATGGCTGCCGTTACAGCTGCGAGGGGACAACCAAAGAGAAAGATGCCAACGTGGCCGAACCGCGCTCTACCCCTTGA
- the LOC115738676 gene encoding uncharacterized protein LOC115738676 isoform X2 has translation MGSLMAGWDSPVLDPKHLAYQRNRSFTKEEVEAYRRSKEEKAGEELRKAPSFGARETVFEERARKHERSNSLPAELEADTAWARLISNKGWWTRSNWAFLNEPPVFEGSTNSYSSQFHVANLHKSNA, from the exons ATGGGTTCTTTAATGGCGGGTTGGGACTCGCCGGTCCTTGATCCTAAGCATT TGGCTTACCAGAGGAACAGATCGTTCACTAAAGAGGAAGTAGAAGCTTATCGGAGGTCGAAGGAGGAGAAAGCAGGGGAAGAGCTGCGTAAAGCCCCATCCTTCGGCGCTCGG GAGACGGTGTTCGAAGAGCGCGCAAGAAAGCACGAGAGATCGAACTCGCTGCCGGCGGAGCTGGAAGCCGACACGGCCTGGGCGAGGCTCATCAGCAACAAAGGCTG GTGGACCAGGAGCAATTGGGCATTCCTGAATGAACCGCCGGTATTTGAAGGGAGCACCAACAGCTACTCCTCTCAGTTCCACGTTGCCAATCTCCACAAGTCGAACGCTTGA
- the LOC115738676 gene encoding uncharacterized protein LOC115738676 isoform X1: protein MGSLMAGWDSPVLDPKHVAYQRNRSFTKEEVEAYRRSKEEKAGEELRKAPSFGARETVFEERARKHERSNSLPAELEADTAWARLISNKGWWTRSNWAFLNEPPVFEGSTNSYSSQFHVANLHKSNA from the exons ATGGGTTCTTTAATGGCGGGTTGGGACTCGCCGGTCCTTGATCCTAAGCACG TGGCTTACCAGAGGAACAGATCGTTCACTAAAGAGGAAGTAGAAGCTTATCGGAGGTCGAAGGAGGAGAAAGCAGGGGAAGAGCTGCGTAAAGCCCCATCCTTCGGCGCTCGG GAGACGGTGTTCGAAGAGCGCGCAAGAAAGCACGAGAGATCGAACTCGCTGCCGGCGGAGCTGGAAGCCGACACGGCCTGGGCGAGGCTCATCAGCAACAAAGGCTG GTGGACCAGGAGCAATTGGGCATTCCTGAATGAACCGCCGGTATTTGAAGGGAGCACCAACAGCTACTCCTCTCAGTTCCACGTTGCCAATCTCCACAAGTCGAACGCTTGA